A DNA window from Polyodon spathula isolate WHYD16114869_AA chromosome 18, ASM1765450v1, whole genome shotgun sequence contains the following coding sequences:
- the LOC121331237 gene encoding equilibrative nucleoside transporter 4-like isoform X4 encodes MGSVGAERRKRGTPALTPDENVVMSFSFESYQLEEEDSMAKDITDKGVLTFTEPAFEDPEPEDRYHGIYFAMLLAGVGFLLPYNSFITDVDYLHHKFQGTSIVFDMSLTYILVALVAVILNNVLVEMLSLHTRITVGYLFAVGPLLFVSFFDVWLEKFTVKQAYAINLVAVGVVAFGCTVQQSSFYGYTGMLPKRYTQGVMTGESTAGVIISLSRIFTKLLISDEKINTMTFFCISIAIELLCFILHLLVRRTHFVDYYTSRSKQGIAEVRGHTDPGTGYRVHHDIITEENGPVGISPTDVGKEVDLSGTGSYVRFDVPRPKIKRSWPSFRDMVLHRYIVARVIWAYMLSIGVTYFITLCLFPGLESEIRNDTLGEWLPILIMAIFNMSDFVGKILAALPYDWNGTRLLLCSCVRVVFIPLFIMCVYPNGKPALSHPAWPCIFSLLMGISNGYFGSVPMILAAGKVSPEQRELAGNTMTVSYMTGLMLGSAIAYAAYSLTSTANGSCFHTETINGSFTSGY; translated from the exons ATGGGCTCTGTGGGAGCTGAGAGACGGAAGAGGGGCACGCCTGCCTTGACTCCAGATGAAAACGTGGTGATGAGTTTCAGCTTCGAGAGCTACCAGCTGGAGGAGGAGGACAGCATGGCTAAAGACATCACTGACAAGGGGGTCCTCACCTTCACCGAACCCG CGTTTGAAGACCCTGAGCCGGAGGACAGGTACCACGGGATCTACTTTGCAATGCTTCTCGCCGGGGTGGGGTTCCTGCTCCCATATAATAGCTTTATTACTGACGTAGACTACTTGCATCATAAATTCCAAG GAACTTCTATCGTATTTGATATGAGTCTCACTTATATCCTGGTGGCCCTGGTGGCTGTGATACTGAACAATGTCTTGGTGGAGATGCTAAGCCTGCACACCAGAATAACTGTAG GTTATCTCTTTGCCGTCGGGCCACTCCTGTTTGTAAGTTTCTTTGACGTTTGGTTGGAGAAGTTCACGGTGAAGCAGGCCTACGCAATTAACCTGGTGGCGGTGGGGGTGGTGGCCTTTGGATGCACAG TTCAGCAGTCCAGTTTCTATGGCTACACAGGGATGCTGCCCAAGCGTTACACACAAGGCGTGATGACTGGCGAGA GCACTGCTGGGGTGATTATATCCCTGAGCCGCATCTTCACGAAGCTGCTGATCTCCGATGAGAAGATAAACACCATGACCTTCTTCTGCATCTCAATCGCTATCGAGCTCTTGTGCTTCATACTCCACCTGCTGGTGAGGAGGACCCATTTCGTGGACTACTACACCAGTCGCTCTAAACAAGGGATTGCAGAAGTCAGGGGTCACACAGACCCAGGGACAGGCTACCGAGTCCACCATGACATCATTACAGAGGAA AACGGTCCGGTAGGAATCTCGCCCACCGATGTCGGAAAGGAGGTGGATCTGTCCGGCACCGGCTCGTACGTGAGATTCGATGTTCCCAGGCCGAAAATAAAGAGGAGCTGGCCTAGTTTCAGGG ACATGGTCCTGCACCGTTACATTGTGGCCCGTGTTATTTGGGCCTACATGCTCTCCATAGGGGTGACCTACTTCATCACACTCTGCCTGTTTCCTGGCCTTGAATCCGAGATCCGGAATGACACTCTGGGGGAGTGGCTGCCCATCCTGATCATGGCCATTTTCAACATGTCGGACTTTGTCGGCAAG ATCCTGGCAGCTTTGCCCTACGACTGGAATGGGACCCGTCTGCTCCTGTGCTCCTGTGTACGAGTGGTCTTCATCCCCCTCTTCATCATGTGTGTGTACCCCAACGGGAAGCCAGCCCTCAGCCACCCGGCCTGGCCCTGCATCTTCTCTCTCCTCATGGGCATCAGCAATGGATACTTTGGGAGTGTGCCTATGATACTGGCAGCTGGGAAGGTCAGCCCAGAGCAGCGAGAGCTGGCAG
- the LOC121331237 gene encoding equilibrative nucleoside transporter 4-like isoform X1, giving the protein MGSVGAERRKRGTPALTPDENVVMSFSFESYQLEEEDSMAKDITDKGVLTFTEPAFEDPEPEDRYHGIYFAMLLAGVGFLLPYNSFITDVDYLHHKFQGTSIVFDMSLTYILVALVAVILNNVLVEMLSLHTRITVGYLFAVGPLLFVSFFDVWLEKFTVKQAYAINLVAVGVVAFGCTVQQSSFYGYTGMLPKRYTQGVMTGESTAGVIISLSRIFTKLLISDEKINTMTFFCISIAIELLCFILHLLVRRTHFVDYYTSRSKQGIAEVRGHTDPGTGYRVHHDIITEEVRFENGPVGISPTDVGKEVDLSGTGSYVRFDVPRPKIKRSWPSFRDMVLHRYIVARVIWAYMLSIGVTYFITLCLFPGLESEIRNDTLGEWLPILIMAIFNMSDFVGKILAALPYDWNGTRLLLCSCVRVVFIPLFIMCVYPNGKPALSHPAWPCIFSLLMGISNGYFGSVPMILAAGKVSPEQRELAGNTMTVSYMTGLMLGSAIAYAAYSLTSTANGSCFHTETINGSFTSGY; this is encoded by the exons ATGGGCTCTGTGGGAGCTGAGAGACGGAAGAGGGGCACGCCTGCCTTGACTCCAGATGAAAACGTGGTGATGAGTTTCAGCTTCGAGAGCTACCAGCTGGAGGAGGAGGACAGCATGGCTAAAGACATCACTGACAAGGGGGTCCTCACCTTCACCGAACCCG CGTTTGAAGACCCTGAGCCGGAGGACAGGTACCACGGGATCTACTTTGCAATGCTTCTCGCCGGGGTGGGGTTCCTGCTCCCATATAATAGCTTTATTACTGACGTAGACTACTTGCATCATAAATTCCAAG GAACTTCTATCGTATTTGATATGAGTCTCACTTATATCCTGGTGGCCCTGGTGGCTGTGATACTGAACAATGTCTTGGTGGAGATGCTAAGCCTGCACACCAGAATAACTGTAG GTTATCTCTTTGCCGTCGGGCCACTCCTGTTTGTAAGTTTCTTTGACGTTTGGTTGGAGAAGTTCACGGTGAAGCAGGCCTACGCAATTAACCTGGTGGCGGTGGGGGTGGTGGCCTTTGGATGCACAG TTCAGCAGTCCAGTTTCTATGGCTACACAGGGATGCTGCCCAAGCGTTACACACAAGGCGTGATGACTGGCGAGA GCACTGCTGGGGTGATTATATCCCTGAGCCGCATCTTCACGAAGCTGCTGATCTCCGATGAGAAGATAAACACCATGACCTTCTTCTGCATCTCAATCGCTATCGAGCTCTTGTGCTTCATACTCCACCTGCTGGTGAGGAGGACCCATTTCGTGGACTACTACACCAGTCGCTCTAAACAAGGGATTGCAGAAGTCAGGGGTCACACAGACCCAGGGACAGGCTACCGAGTCCACCATGACATCATTACAGAGGAAGTAagattt GAGAACGGTCCGGTAGGAATCTCGCCCACCGATGTCGGAAAGGAGGTGGATCTGTCCGGCACCGGCTCGTACGTGAGATTCGATGTTCCCAGGCCGAAAATAAAGAGGAGCTGGCCTAGTTTCAGGG ACATGGTCCTGCACCGTTACATTGTGGCCCGTGTTATTTGGGCCTACATGCTCTCCATAGGGGTGACCTACTTCATCACACTCTGCCTGTTTCCTGGCCTTGAATCCGAGATCCGGAATGACACTCTGGGGGAGTGGCTGCCCATCCTGATCATGGCCATTTTCAACATGTCGGACTTTGTCGGCAAG ATCCTGGCAGCTTTGCCCTACGACTGGAATGGGACCCGTCTGCTCCTGTGCTCCTGTGTACGAGTGGTCTTCATCCCCCTCTTCATCATGTGTGTGTACCCCAACGGGAAGCCAGCCCTCAGCCACCCGGCCTGGCCCTGCATCTTCTCTCTCCTCATGGGCATCAGCAATGGATACTTTGGGAGTGTGCCTATGATACTGGCAGCTGGGAAGGTCAGCCCAGAGCAGCGAGAGCTGGCAG
- the LOC121331237 gene encoding equilibrative nucleoside transporter 4-like isoform X2 gives MGSVGAERRKRGTPALTPDENVVMSFSFESYQLEEEDSMAKDITDKGVLTFTEPAFEDPEPEDRYHGIYFAMLLAGVGFLLPYNSFITDVDYLHHKFQGTSIVFDMSLTYILVALVAVILNNVLVEMLSLHTRITVGYLFAVGPLLFVSFFDVWLEKFTVKQAYAINLVAVGVVAFGCTVQQSSFYGYTGMLPKRYTQGVMTGESTAGVIISLSRIFTKLLISDEKINTMTFFCISIAIELLCFILHLLVRRTHFVDYYTSRSKQGIAEVRGHTDPGTGYRVHHDIITEEVRFNGPVGISPTDVGKEVDLSGTGSYVRFDVPRPKIKRSWPSFRDMVLHRYIVARVIWAYMLSIGVTYFITLCLFPGLESEIRNDTLGEWLPILIMAIFNMSDFVGKILAALPYDWNGTRLLLCSCVRVVFIPLFIMCVYPNGKPALSHPAWPCIFSLLMGISNGYFGSVPMILAAGKVSPEQRELAGNTMTVSYMTGLMLGSAIAYAAYSLTSTANGSCFHTETINGSFTSGY, from the exons ATGGGCTCTGTGGGAGCTGAGAGACGGAAGAGGGGCACGCCTGCCTTGACTCCAGATGAAAACGTGGTGATGAGTTTCAGCTTCGAGAGCTACCAGCTGGAGGAGGAGGACAGCATGGCTAAAGACATCACTGACAAGGGGGTCCTCACCTTCACCGAACCCG CGTTTGAAGACCCTGAGCCGGAGGACAGGTACCACGGGATCTACTTTGCAATGCTTCTCGCCGGGGTGGGGTTCCTGCTCCCATATAATAGCTTTATTACTGACGTAGACTACTTGCATCATAAATTCCAAG GAACTTCTATCGTATTTGATATGAGTCTCACTTATATCCTGGTGGCCCTGGTGGCTGTGATACTGAACAATGTCTTGGTGGAGATGCTAAGCCTGCACACCAGAATAACTGTAG GTTATCTCTTTGCCGTCGGGCCACTCCTGTTTGTAAGTTTCTTTGACGTTTGGTTGGAGAAGTTCACGGTGAAGCAGGCCTACGCAATTAACCTGGTGGCGGTGGGGGTGGTGGCCTTTGGATGCACAG TTCAGCAGTCCAGTTTCTATGGCTACACAGGGATGCTGCCCAAGCGTTACACACAAGGCGTGATGACTGGCGAGA GCACTGCTGGGGTGATTATATCCCTGAGCCGCATCTTCACGAAGCTGCTGATCTCCGATGAGAAGATAAACACCATGACCTTCTTCTGCATCTCAATCGCTATCGAGCTCTTGTGCTTCATACTCCACCTGCTGGTGAGGAGGACCCATTTCGTGGACTACTACACCAGTCGCTCTAAACAAGGGATTGCAGAAGTCAGGGGTCACACAGACCCAGGGACAGGCTACCGAGTCCACCATGACATCATTACAGAGGAAGTAagattt AACGGTCCGGTAGGAATCTCGCCCACCGATGTCGGAAAGGAGGTGGATCTGTCCGGCACCGGCTCGTACGTGAGATTCGATGTTCCCAGGCCGAAAATAAAGAGGAGCTGGCCTAGTTTCAGGG ACATGGTCCTGCACCGTTACATTGTGGCCCGTGTTATTTGGGCCTACATGCTCTCCATAGGGGTGACCTACTTCATCACACTCTGCCTGTTTCCTGGCCTTGAATCCGAGATCCGGAATGACACTCTGGGGGAGTGGCTGCCCATCCTGATCATGGCCATTTTCAACATGTCGGACTTTGTCGGCAAG ATCCTGGCAGCTTTGCCCTACGACTGGAATGGGACCCGTCTGCTCCTGTGCTCCTGTGTACGAGTGGTCTTCATCCCCCTCTTCATCATGTGTGTGTACCCCAACGGGAAGCCAGCCCTCAGCCACCCGGCCTGGCCCTGCATCTTCTCTCTCCTCATGGGCATCAGCAATGGATACTTTGGGAGTGTGCCTATGATACTGGCAGCTGGGAAGGTCAGCCCAGAGCAGCGAGAGCTGGCAG
- the LOC121331237 gene encoding equilibrative nucleoside transporter 4-like isoform X3, whose translation MGSVGAERRKRGTPALTPDENVVMSFSFESYQLEEEDSMAKDITDKGVLTFTEPAFEDPEPEDRYHGIYFAMLLAGVGFLLPYNSFITDVDYLHHKFQGTSIVFDMSLTYILVALVAVILNNVLVEMLSLHTRITVGYLFAVGPLLFVSFFDVWLEKFTVKQAYAINLVAVGVVAFGCTVQQSSFYGYTGMLPKRYTQGVMTGESTAGVIISLSRIFTKLLISDEKINTMTFFCISIAIELLCFILHLLVRRTHFVDYYTSRSKQGIAEVRGHTDPGTGYRVHHDIITEEENGPVGISPTDVGKEVDLSGTGSYVRFDVPRPKIKRSWPSFRDMVLHRYIVARVIWAYMLSIGVTYFITLCLFPGLESEIRNDTLGEWLPILIMAIFNMSDFVGKILAALPYDWNGTRLLLCSCVRVVFIPLFIMCVYPNGKPALSHPAWPCIFSLLMGISNGYFGSVPMILAAGKVSPEQRELAGNTMTVSYMTGLMLGSAIAYAAYSLTSTANGSCFHTETINGSFTSGY comes from the exons ATGGGCTCTGTGGGAGCTGAGAGACGGAAGAGGGGCACGCCTGCCTTGACTCCAGATGAAAACGTGGTGATGAGTTTCAGCTTCGAGAGCTACCAGCTGGAGGAGGAGGACAGCATGGCTAAAGACATCACTGACAAGGGGGTCCTCACCTTCACCGAACCCG CGTTTGAAGACCCTGAGCCGGAGGACAGGTACCACGGGATCTACTTTGCAATGCTTCTCGCCGGGGTGGGGTTCCTGCTCCCATATAATAGCTTTATTACTGACGTAGACTACTTGCATCATAAATTCCAAG GAACTTCTATCGTATTTGATATGAGTCTCACTTATATCCTGGTGGCCCTGGTGGCTGTGATACTGAACAATGTCTTGGTGGAGATGCTAAGCCTGCACACCAGAATAACTGTAG GTTATCTCTTTGCCGTCGGGCCACTCCTGTTTGTAAGTTTCTTTGACGTTTGGTTGGAGAAGTTCACGGTGAAGCAGGCCTACGCAATTAACCTGGTGGCGGTGGGGGTGGTGGCCTTTGGATGCACAG TTCAGCAGTCCAGTTTCTATGGCTACACAGGGATGCTGCCCAAGCGTTACACACAAGGCGTGATGACTGGCGAGA GCACTGCTGGGGTGATTATATCCCTGAGCCGCATCTTCACGAAGCTGCTGATCTCCGATGAGAAGATAAACACCATGACCTTCTTCTGCATCTCAATCGCTATCGAGCTCTTGTGCTTCATACTCCACCTGCTGGTGAGGAGGACCCATTTCGTGGACTACTACACCAGTCGCTCTAAACAAGGGATTGCAGAAGTCAGGGGTCACACAGACCCAGGGACAGGCTACCGAGTCCACCATGACATCATTACAGAGGAA GAGAACGGTCCGGTAGGAATCTCGCCCACCGATGTCGGAAAGGAGGTGGATCTGTCCGGCACCGGCTCGTACGTGAGATTCGATGTTCCCAGGCCGAAAATAAAGAGGAGCTGGCCTAGTTTCAGGG ACATGGTCCTGCACCGTTACATTGTGGCCCGTGTTATTTGGGCCTACATGCTCTCCATAGGGGTGACCTACTTCATCACACTCTGCCTGTTTCCTGGCCTTGAATCCGAGATCCGGAATGACACTCTGGGGGAGTGGCTGCCCATCCTGATCATGGCCATTTTCAACATGTCGGACTTTGTCGGCAAG ATCCTGGCAGCTTTGCCCTACGACTGGAATGGGACCCGTCTGCTCCTGTGCTCCTGTGTACGAGTGGTCTTCATCCCCCTCTTCATCATGTGTGTGTACCCCAACGGGAAGCCAGCCCTCAGCCACCCGGCCTGGCCCTGCATCTTCTCTCTCCTCATGGGCATCAGCAATGGATACTTTGGGAGTGTGCCTATGATACTGGCAGCTGGGAAGGTCAGCCCAGAGCAGCGAGAGCTGGCAG